Proteins encoded together in one Bacteroidetes Order II. bacterium window:
- a CDS encoding methyltransferase domain-containing protein yields MSEIFHFVKAGFRNPLHVGALMPSSPALARAMVEGLEIKPGQTVLELGPGTGSLTQALNDRLPQATCYLGIERDPHFVTLLQKRFPHLRFVAGDAVNAVHISNEHAEGPIKYIISGLPFATLPAPVRAAILENLTHLLTPGSVFRTFQYLHASRIPQAMAFRQYMNDRYGHAKRSPVVLRNIPPAYTYTWHIPHS; encoded by the coding sequence ATGAGTGAAATTTTTCATTTTGTTAAAGCAGGCTTTCGAAACCCTTTGCATGTAGGTGCATTGATGCCGAGTTCTCCCGCTTTAGCCCGTGCTATGGTCGAAGGCTTGGAGATTAAACCGGGCCAAACGGTATTGGAATTAGGCCCCGGCACGGGGTCTCTGACACAAGCCCTGAATGACCGACTTCCCCAGGCCACCTGTTATTTGGGCATTGAGCGCGATCCGCACTTTGTGACATTGTTACAAAAACGATTTCCACATCTTCGTTTTGTAGCGGGAGATGCTGTCAATGCCGTTCATATCTCGAATGAACATGCAGAAGGACCCATTAAGTATATTATTTCAGGCCTGCCCTTTGCCACCTTGCCTGCACCGGTGCGGGCGGCCATCTTGGAAAACCTGACCCACCTGCTGACGCCGGGCAGTGTGTTCAGAACATTTCAATACCTTCATGCTTCCCGGATACCACAAGCAATGGCGTTTCGACAATACATGAATGACCGATATGGACATGCAAAGCGCAGTCCGGTAGTCCTCCGGAATATTCCGCCAGCCTATACCTATACGTGGCATATACCACATTCCTAA
- a CDS encoding DUF721 domain-containing protein: MSGNKPQKLGLVLSSLIDKWGMRERMETAKVIETWATLVGPQINGVTDAVWLKDKRLFVRIISPAWRQELYMRRKEWLQRLNEELEGGGVEEIVFR; this comes from the coding sequence ATGTCTGGTAATAAACCGCAAAAATTAGGCTTGGTGCTCTCTTCTCTTATTGATAAGTGGGGAATGCGCGAACGTATGGAAACCGCAAAGGTGATCGAAACGTGGGCCACACTTGTCGGGCCGCAGATTAATGGGGTAACCGACGCCGTTTGGCTCAAAGATAAGCGCCTTTTTGTTCGAATCATTTCGCCAGCATGGCGGCAAGAACTTTACATGCGCAGAAAAGAATGGCTACAACGCCTGAATGAAGAACTCGAAGGCGGAGGGGTGGAAGAAATTGTTTTCCGATGA
- a CDS encoding MarR family transcriptional regulator: MPDMLYSAQDLYAPGQLAIDNLIATANWMMNELTKGLAPYQITLAQYKVLLYLYKQYPAHVTVSQIGENLIDRTPDVTRLLDRLEKQLWILRKRAEHDKRIVEVHLTDSGRALVEAVQEPHDRIIDRLSGILSNAEHLLLIDYLERLRRAPL; encoded by the coding sequence TTGCCAGACATGTTATACTCGGCACAAGATTTGTACGCCCCTGGACAATTGGCCATTGACAATCTAATTGCAACCGCCAATTGGATGATGAACGAACTCACCAAAGGATTGGCGCCTTATCAGATTACATTGGCGCAGTATAAAGTCTTGTTGTATCTGTATAAGCAGTATCCAGCGCATGTTACGGTTTCTCAGATTGGTGAAAACCTGATTGACCGGACACCGGATGTTACAAGATTATTAGACCGGTTAGAAAAGCAGTTGTGGATTCTTCGAAAGCGGGCCGAGCACGATAAGCGCATTGTAGAGGTTCATTTGACCGATTCTGGGCGGGCTTTGGTAGAAGCTGTTCAGGAACCGCACGACCGAATCATTGATCGCTTATCTGGTATCTTATCTAATGCCGAGCACTTACTATTGATAGATTATCTTGAGCGGCTTCGTCGGGCCCCACTTTAA
- a CDS encoding histidine kinase has translation MPETGRTKFPIDELALKMAFIAAALMATLVAVGYLVREVISFQLLILLSIPAMGLASYFAARFFLTSRIELAHSTLRRIRKRNFEGIDSTKPPHGDALDELVRQVYRIGHTMQTEINRLKQLENYRREFLGDVSHELKTPIFAVQGFAETLLDGALEDESVNHAFVEKILRNAERLNNLVEDLAAISMIETGELKMNIHSFELKLLVQEVADELEPLLERNEVQLFIFIPENLSLVKADRDRIRQVLANLLTNAIKYNRSGGRIEVTARRVGTKDVYISVTDDGLGIAPAHLGRITERFYRVDKSRSRDQGGTGLGLAIVKHILEAHKSHLDVESTLGKGSTFSFLLPIQPITLSIEAVSMPPAGIN, from the coding sequence ATGCCCGAAACAGGCCGGACGAAATTTCCCATAGACGAGTTGGCCTTGAAAATGGCCTTTATAGCGGCGGCACTAATGGCCACATTGGTGGCTGTGGGTTATCTTGTTCGCGAGGTCATTAGTTTCCAACTACTAATCCTCTTGTCTATACCGGCGATGGGATTGGCCTCGTATTTTGCGGCACGTTTTTTTCTCACCAGCCGAATTGAATTAGCCCATTCAACCCTCCGAAGGATTCGTAAGCGTAATTTTGAAGGTATAGACAGCACCAAACCCCCACATGGAGATGCCTTAGATGAACTCGTTCGGCAAGTTTACCGGATTGGTCATACCATGCAAACAGAGATTAACCGACTAAAGCAACTGGAAAATTATCGGCGTGAGTTTTTGGGCGATGTTTCGCATGAACTGAAAACGCCTATTTTTGCGGTTCAGGGGTTCGCAGAAACTTTACTGGACGGTGCTCTCGAAGACGAGTCTGTAAATCATGCCTTTGTAGAAAAAATCTTGCGTAATGCCGAACGGCTGAACAACCTTGTTGAAGACCTTGCGGCCATCTCGATGATTGAGACAGGCGAGTTGAAGATGAATATCCATTCATTTGAACTTAAATTACTGGTTCAAGAAGTGGCAGACGAGTTGGAGCCGTTACTGGAACGCAACGAGGTTCAACTATTCATTTTTATTCCGGAAAACTTGAGCCTCGTAAAAGCCGATCGCGACCGCATACGCCAAGTATTGGCAAACTTATTGACCAATGCCATCAAATATAACCGTTCAGGTGGACGAATTGAAGTGACCGCCCGGAGGGTAGGGACAAAAGATGTGTATATTTCGGTTACGGATGATGGGTTGGGGATTGCACCAGCGCATTTAGGCCGCATCACCGAGCGATTTTATCGTGTGGACAAAAGCCGTTCACGAGACCAAGGCGGGACAGGATTGGGGCTGGCCATTGTAAAACATATCCTCGAGGCCCATAAAAGCCATTTGGATGTTGAAAGTACTTTGGGTAAAGGTTCAACCTTTTCATTTTTATTACCCATCCAACCCATTACCTTGAGCATAGAGGCGGTTTCTATGCCTCCTGCTGGCATAAACTAA
- a CDS encoding response regulator transcription factor, producing the protein MPRILLVDDEPDLLQLLRYRLEREGFEVFWAEDGQEALQKLRETRPDLVVLDVMMPRMDGVETCKRIRNDMAFAQIPILMLTARTTENDEILGLEAGADDYLPKPVSTHLFISRLRTLLRRTQPEAAPEIEVASMFDIRVDRERYLVLRTVEGRREEEIRLPRKEFELLYFLITHPGKVYSRQEILNQVWGSEVFVVDRTVDVHVRKIREKLGEEYIETVKGVGYRFKQ; encoded by the coding sequence ATGCCCCGCATTTTATTGGTTGACGACGAGCCTGACCTTCTCCAGTTGTTGCGTTACCGCTTAGAGCGCGAAGGCTTTGAAGTATTCTGGGCCGAGGATGGCCAAGAAGCCTTGCAAAAATTACGTGAAACCCGCCCAGATCTGGTTGTGTTGGATGTAATGATGCCTCGTATGGATGGCGTAGAAACATGCAAAAGAATTCGAAATGATATGGCTTTTGCACAGATTCCTATTCTTATGCTTACGGCCAGAACCACAGAAAATGACGAAATCTTGGGGTTGGAAGCGGGCGCGGACGATTATTTGCCTAAACCCGTTTCAACACACCTCTTTATAAGCAGACTGCGCACGCTCTTGAGAAGAACCCAACCCGAAGCCGCACCCGAAATTGAAGTGGCCTCCATGTTTGATATTCGGGTGGATCGGGAGCGGTATCTGGTACTCCGTACCGTAGAAGGGAGGCGCGAAGAAGAAATCCGCCTGCCCAGAAAAGAATTTGAGTTGTTGTATTTTCTGATAACACATCCCGGAAAAGTTTATTCCCGACAGGAAATTCTGAACCAAGTTTGGGGGAGCGAAGTGTTTGTGGTGGATCGGACGGTGGATGTGCATGTGCGCAAAATTCGTGAAAAACTGGGCGAAGAATATATAGAGACGGTAAAAGGGGTTGGATATCGGTTTAAACAATAG
- the ruvA gene encoding Holliday junction branch migration protein RuvA, with protein sequence MITYLNGLLVVKKPTEAIVDIQGVGYRVLIPASSFQKLPETGQVTRLFIHYYINNNTDTVALYGFATESERSVFERLISVSGIGPKMGLAVLSAMNPGELQEAMLSGDAGLLTKIPGVGKKTAERMIVELKDKFAALDLPATTSLPSASPEKTAARADALAALEALGLSRALAEKKLRVVLRAHPELTSAQELIRLALRENG encoded by the coding sequence ATGATTACATATTTAAATGGATTGCTGGTGGTCAAAAAACCTACAGAAGCAATTGTTGATATTCAGGGTGTGGGTTATCGTGTGCTGATTCCGGCCTCTTCTTTTCAGAAGCTTCCGGAAACGGGGCAGGTGACTCGGCTTTTTATTCATTATTACATCAATAATAATACCGATACCGTTGCGCTCTATGGCTTTGCTACCGAAAGCGAACGTTCTGTTTTTGAGCGATTGATCAGCGTTTCTGGCATTGGGCCTAAAATGGGGTTGGCGGTACTTTCGGCCATGAATCCGGGCGAACTGCAAGAAGCCATGCTATCGGGTGATGCAGGACTACTGACCAAAATTCCGGGTGTGGGAAAAAAAACAGCCGAGCGAATGATTGTTGAGCTAAAAGATAAATTTGCTGCTTTAGACCTGCCCGCAACTACTTCTTTGCCAAGTGCTTCGCCCGAAAAGACAGCCGCACGAGCAGACGCACTGGCTGCATTAGAGGCATTGGGGCTTTCCCGTGCCCTTGCCGAAAAGAAATTGCGGGTGGTACTTCGAGCGCATCCGGAATTGACTTCGGCACAAGAACTCATCCGGCTGGCTTTGCGAGAAAATGGTTAA
- a CDS encoding NTP transferase domain-containing protein has product MTTRLMIMAAGMSSRMKKIPAGGNIPPELIEQARLRPKSMIGVGVDGRPFLEFLLAEVAAAGIQEVLLVLNPMDMVTQPHIRSMQTEGRFAGLIFRFAIQYIAPERIKPSGTADAVLQALVQTPDWQTERFLVCNADNLYSRKVLYLLANSPYPQVLPAYTFEALGLPEDRYRNLAIIKTDSEGYLTDLIEKPDEEAAQAYREAGFGVSMNAYALFAPDVLPFLTKVPYSPTRNEKELPAAIRLLAQTHPKSVQTILVAEPVPDLTGMEDLMVVREKLTQYYE; this is encoded by the coding sequence ATGACCACACGACTAATGATCATGGCGGCGGGAATGTCGAGCAGGATGAAAAAAATACCTGCTGGGGGCAATATTCCGCCTGAACTGATTGAGCAAGCCCGCTTACGTCCGAAGAGTATGATTGGTGTGGGTGTGGATGGACGTCCTTTCCTGGAATTTCTGTTAGCAGAAGTTGCAGCGGCGGGCATTCAAGAGGTTTTACTGGTCCTCAATCCAATGGACATGGTTACACAGCCCCATATCCGTTCGATGCAAACAGAGGGCCGATTTGCAGGGTTGATTTTCCGGTTTGCAATTCAATACATCGCCCCCGAAAGAATAAAGCCTTCGGGAACCGCCGATGCAGTCTTGCAGGCATTAGTGCAAACACCCGACTGGCAAACGGAACGGTTTTTGGTCTGCAATGCCGATAATCTGTACTCCCGTAAAGTTTTGTATCTTTTGGCTAATTCGCCCTACCCGCAGGTTCTGCCTGCTTATACCTTCGAGGCTTTGGGGTTGCCAGAAGACCGCTATCGGAATTTGGCCATCATTAAAACGGACTCGGAAGGGTATCTGACCGATTTGATAGAAAAACCGGATGAAGAGGCGGCGCAAGCATACCGAGAAGCTGGGTTTGGGGTGAGCATGAACGCCTATGCTTTATTTGCACCCGACGTTTTACCCTTCCTCACAAAGGTCCCATATAGCCCCACGCGCAACGAAAAAGAACTACCTGCCGCAATCCGGCTGCTTGCACAAACACACCCCAAATCTGTCCAGACGATTTTGGTGGCTGAGCCTGTTCCAGACTTAACCGGAATGGAAGATTTGATGGTGGTACGGGAAAAATTGACACAGTATTATGAATAA
- the fabG gene encoding 3-oxoacyl-[acyl-carrier-protein] reductase, producing MQLDLSGKVVLITGGSRGIGRSIVEACVAAGAKTAFTYRSATSEADALCETLREQGGQVLAYQSDAADLAASEQVVNEMVKTWGRLDVLVNNAGITKDNLLLRMSEADWDVVLTTNLKSIFNFTKAAYRPMMKQRSGSIINLSSVVGVMGNAGQANYAASKAGIIGFSKSMAKELGGRHVRVNVIAPGFIETDMTHVLGDQVKEALLKSIPLGALGKPDDIAAAVLFLASDASRYITGHVLHVDGGMAM from the coding sequence ATGCAATTAGATCTTTCAGGAAAAGTTGTTTTGATAACAGGTGGATCGCGCGGCATTGGCCGCTCAATCGTTGAGGCATGTGTGGCTGCTGGCGCCAAAACCGCCTTTACGTATCGTTCTGCTACAAGCGAGGCAGATGCCCTTTGTGAGACACTCCGCGAGCAGGGGGGGCAAGTTCTTGCATACCAAAGTGATGCGGCAGATTTGGCAGCTTCGGAACAGGTAGTGAATGAAATGGTGAAGACTTGGGGGCGGTTGGACGTCTTGGTGAATAATGCAGGGATTACCAAAGATAATTTGTTGTTACGCATGAGCGAAGCCGATTGGGATGTGGTACTGACCACCAATCTGAAAAGTATTTTCAATTTTACAAAAGCCGCTTATCGGCCCATGATGAAGCAACGATCCGGCAGCATCATCAATCTGTCGTCGGTGGTTGGGGTGATGGGAAATGCTGGACAGGCCAATTATGCTGCCTCAAAAGCCGGAATCATTGGGTTTTCCAAGAGCATGGCGAAAGAATTAGGCGGGCGGCATGTACGGGTAAATGTGATTGCACCAGGCTTCATTGAAACCGATATGACGCATGTGCTGGGAGACCAGGTGAAAGAAGCCCTGTTAAAAAGCATTCCGCTGGGTGCGTTGGGTAAGCCGGATGATATTGCCGCCGCAGTATTGTTTCTTGCCTCGGATGCTTCCCGTTATATTACGGGTCATGTGCTACATGTTGATGGTGGCATGGCAATGTAA
- a CDS encoding serine/threonine protein kinase, producing MQDLERIQDLFMEALEQPNHIRAEWLRKACVGNEVLYTEVFNLLQVASQAHDAFGESGSEFFEPLLGQLETELEGKDWVGRQIGRYFVQKLLGHGGMGAVFLAEEHGAVTRRVALKIVRRGMDTDHMIRRFRTERTVLGALNHPNIARLIDAGVTAEGQPFFVMEYIKGKPINTHCDDLRLRVDERLQVFLPVLEAVGFAHQNQVIHRDLKPGNILINDLGEVKLLDFGIAKVLDPKRYNLSFSVTQTELRLLTPEYASPEQIAGREISPAADVYQLGVLLYELITGHRPYSLGKVVSKFEMARIILEEPPTRPSSVIEKVVKLDQGRKQTIVLSPEEITKSRRTTVERLKHRLTGDLEFILNKALEKKPEDRYKTAEAFAEDIWKHLRGEPLREQSGGFWKKILRKGS from the coding sequence ATGCAAGATCTGGAACGGATACAAGACTTATTTATGGAAGCACTCGAACAACCCAACCATATACGGGCAGAATGGTTGAGAAAGGCTTGTGTGGGTAACGAGGTACTTTATACCGAAGTGTTTAATTTATTACAGGTGGCTTCTCAGGCGCACGACGCATTTGGTGAATCTGGTTCCGAGTTTTTTGAACCACTATTGGGGCAGTTGGAAACGGAGTTGGAAGGGAAAGACTGGGTGGGGCGTCAGATTGGACGATATTTTGTTCAGAAATTGCTTGGGCATGGGGGGATGGGGGCCGTTTTTTTGGCCGAAGAACACGGGGCAGTAACCAGGCGGGTTGCCCTGAAAATTGTACGTCGTGGGATGGACACGGATCATATGATCCGTCGTTTTAGAACAGAACGCACTGTCTTGGGTGCGCTAAACCATCCAAATATTGCACGTCTTATTGATGCAGGGGTGACAGCAGAAGGTCAGCCTTTTTTTGTGATGGAATATATTAAGGGTAAACCGATCAATACACATTGTGACGACCTACGGCTTCGGGTGGACGAGCGGTTGCAGGTATTTCTACCCGTGTTGGAGGCAGTCGGGTTTGCGCATCAGAACCAAGTGATCCACCGAGACCTGAAGCCTGGGAATATTTTGATTAATGATTTGGGTGAAGTCAAATTATTGGATTTTGGCATTGCAAAGGTCTTGGACCCTAAACGATATAACCTTTCTTTTTCTGTAACCCAGACCGAACTACGGCTGTTGACCCCAGAATATGCCAGTCCGGAGCAAATCGCTGGACGAGAAATTAGTCCGGCGGCGGATGTATATCAACTTGGGGTATTGCTCTACGAACTCATCACAGGTCACCGCCCTTATAGTTTGGGAAAGGTGGTCTCTAAATTTGAGATGGCCCGGATTATTTTGGAGGAACCACCCACAAGGCCAAGTTCGGTGATTGAGAAAGTGGTGAAGTTAGACCAAGGGCGTAAGCAAACAATCGTACTTTCACCCGAAGAAATTACCAAAAGCCGTAGAACGACCGTGGAACGCCTAAAACATCGGCTGACAGGTGATCTGGAATTTATTCTGAACAAAGCTCTGGAGAAAAAGCCGGAAGATCGGTACAAAACAGCCGAAGCCTTTGCAGAAGACATCTGGAAACACCTTCGGGGTGAGCCTTTGCGAGAACAGTCGGGTGGTTTTTGGAAAAAAATCTTGCGAAAAGGATCCTAA
- a CDS encoding sigma-70 family RNA polymerase sigma factor, with translation MAQNKNLTQLLKQISEGDQKALNEVFPLVYDELRAIAHHRLARNRMGETLNTTALVHEAYMKLIDQSQSHINDRSHFFALSSVAMRHILVDYARSRSAAKRGGANVALSLDDVNIAVEDRAQELLNLDQALEKLASVNERMSKVVEYKFFGGLTNEEVGTVLGVSVPTVKRDWQFARTWLYQHMTEDQ, from the coding sequence ATGGCTCAGAACAAAAACCTGACGCAATTGCTCAAACAAATCAGCGAAGGCGATCAGAAAGCGCTAAATGAAGTTTTTCCATTGGTTTATGATGAACTTCGTGCCATTGCTCATCACCGTCTTGCCCGTAACCGGATGGGCGAAACGCTTAATACGACGGCGCTCGTTCACGAGGCTTATATGAAGCTCATAGACCAGTCGCAGTCTCATATTAATGACCGGAGTCATTTTTTTGCCCTTTCCAGTGTGGCCATGCGGCATATTCTGGTAGATTATGCCCGCTCGCGCAGTGCTGCAAAACGTGGTGGCGCCAATGTGGCCCTCAGTTTGGATGATGTGAACATTGCTGTTGAAGACCGTGCACAAGAATTGCTCAATCTTGATCAGGCATTAGAGAAATTGGCTTCCGTAAACGAACGAATGTCTAAGGTGGTGGAATATAAATTTTTTGGCGGTCTAACCAATGAAGAAGTGGGAACGGTACTGGGTGTATCGGTTCCAACCGTAAAGCGTGACTGGCAATTTGCCCGGACATGGCTCTATCAGCACATGACCGAAGACCAATAA
- a CDS encoding glycosyltransferase family 2 protein, which translates to MKPHVSIVIPAKDEAESLPELVDQIRSVCETNKLHFEAWIIDDGSKDDSWAVISQLQSKDARFKGVRFARNYGKSAALSVGFARATGNYVVTMDADLQDDPAEVPEMIQMLENGLDLVSGWKKKRNDPLGKTIPSKLYNYGTRLVSGIPLHDFNCGLKAYRVEVVKMVKVYGELHRYIPLLAKWEGFTRIGEKVVNHRARKFGHTKFGWERGLRGFLDLITLSFLTRFAIRPMHFFGGLGLLAFFIGFLIGAWLSVEKIFWLQPIGDRPLLMLAMLLMLLGAQSFMTGLLGEMLLKPTLEGNEQYQIREETSTSD; encoded by the coding sequence ATGAAGCCTCATGTATCTATCGTGATTCCTGCAAAAGACGAAGCGGAATCCCTGCCAGAATTGGTGGATCAAATCCGATCCGTCTGTGAAACGAATAAACTTCATTTTGAAGCTTGGATCATAGATGACGGCTCGAAAGACGATTCTTGGGCAGTTATCTCTCAGTTACAATCAAAGGACGCCCGATTTAAAGGGGTTCGGTTTGCACGCAATTATGGCAAGAGTGCGGCTTTGTCAGTTGGTTTTGCACGAGCAACAGGGAACTATGTTGTAACAATGGATGCGGATTTACAGGACGATCCTGCCGAAGTTCCGGAAATGATTCAAATGTTAGAAAATGGTTTGGATTTGGTTAGTGGTTGGAAAAAAAAGCGTAACGATCCCTTGGGAAAAACAATACCAAGTAAGCTGTATAACTACGGAACCCGTTTGGTTTCGGGTATTCCGTTGCATGATTTTAATTGTGGATTAAAGGCATATCGGGTTGAAGTGGTGAAAATGGTTAAAGTATATGGCGAGCTACATCGGTATATACCCTTACTGGCAAAATGGGAAGGGTTTACCAGAATTGGTGAAAAAGTGGTTAATCATCGGGCAAGGAAATTTGGGCACACCAAATTTGGCTGGGAACGTGGCCTCAGAGGATTTTTGGATTTGATCACCCTGTCTTTTCTTACACGATTTGCAATACGCCCGATGCATTTTTTTGGAGGGCTTGGCTTGCTTGCCTTTTTTATTGGTTTTCTGATTGGGGCTTGGCTCAGTGTTGAAAAAATATTTTGGCTTCAACCTATCGGAGACCGTCCTTTGCTGATGCTGGCCATGTTATTGATGCTGTTGGGGGCGCAGTCTTTCATGACCGGACTCTTGGGGGAAATGCTGCTTAAACCCACGCTCGAAGGGAATGAGCAATATCAAATTCGAGAAGAAACATCCACTTCAGATTAA
- a CDS encoding aminotransferase class I/II-fold pyridoxal phosphate-dependent enzyme: MQSRQQQDGFHPEQFRKQGHALIDLLADYLTDVGQQKEVVLPFTAPDEEVAFWKTACFEDNLAYWKAVVARSIHLHHPRYMGHQTAVVANEAALSALVGAVLNNGMSVYEMGAVSTAQEQILIEVLAQALGFSPQAGGFLTSGGTLANLTALLTARAVKIPWDVWEEGAKEPLALLVSEEAHYCVDRAVRIMGWGSAGIIRIPTNGRMQMKTASLRSAYEEALASGKKVIALVGSAGSTSTGSFDPLNELADFAEKHELWFHVDGAHGAAVAFSDQYKPLLRGIERADSVVMDFHKLLGTPGLTTALVYRKGADAFRTFAQRADYLLEQTQSPEWFNLGRRTLECTKNMMVLRAYVLYQRYGTTFFSQQVEKLHYLAQQFAGLVQENPDFRLCTQPETNIVCFRYAPDRVLPQDIEALNREIRKRIIESGAFYLVQTTVKKQFWLRLTLMHPETTEEDLKALLLEIQRVASEIGPVHHPSTV; the protein is encoded by the coding sequence ATGCAATCACGCCAACAACAAGACGGGTTTCATCCGGAGCAGTTTAGAAAGCAAGGTCATGCCCTCATAGACCTCCTGGCAGACTATTTGACAGACGTAGGGCAACAAAAAGAGGTGGTCTTGCCTTTTACAGCTCCTGATGAAGAGGTGGCATTTTGGAAAACAGCCTGTTTTGAGGATAATCTGGCCTATTGGAAAGCCGTTGTTGCACGCTCGATACATCTCCATCATCCCCGATATATGGGCCATCAAACAGCTGTAGTGGCAAATGAAGCGGCTTTATCTGCCTTGGTAGGGGCTGTTTTGAACAACGGTATGTCTGTTTACGAGATGGGTGCTGTTTCTACTGCACAAGAGCAAATTCTCATAGAAGTTTTGGCACAAGCGTTAGGTTTTAGTCCTCAGGCGGGTGGATTTTTGACATCTGGCGGGACTCTTGCAAACCTAACGGCGCTCCTAACAGCCCGTGCGGTAAAAATACCTTGGGATGTGTGGGAGGAGGGCGCAAAAGAACCTCTTGCCTTGTTGGTCTCGGAGGAAGCCCATTATTGTGTGGATCGTGCGGTCCGGATTATGGGCTGGGGGAGTGCTGGTATTATCCGTATTCCAACCAATGGCCGGATGCAAATGAAGACGGCTTCTTTGCGTTCGGCTTACGAAGAAGCGCTCGCTTCTGGTAAGAAAGTGATCGCACTGGTGGGAAGCGCAGGCAGTACTTCTACTGGCTCCTTCGATCCGTTAAATGAATTGGCCGATTTTGCAGAAAAACACGAGTTATGGTTTCATGTAGATGGCGCACACGGCGCTGCGGTGGCTTTTTCGGATCAATACAAACCACTTTTGAGGGGGATTGAACGTGCAGACTCGGTGGTGATGGATTTTCATAAACTCTTGGGTACTCCCGGTCTCACGACGGCCTTGGTCTATCGAAAGGGAGCAGATGCTTTTCGTACTTTTGCACAACGGGCCGATTATTTGTTGGAGCAAACCCAGTCCCCAGAGTGGTTTAACTTAGGAAGACGGACTTTGGAATGCACTAAAAATATGATGGTGCTGAGGGCATATGTTTTGTATCAGCGTTATGGAACCACCTTTTTTTCCCAACAGGTGGAAAAACTCCATTACTTGGCACAACAATTTGCCGGGTTGGTACAGGAAAATCCAGATTTTAGGCTTTGCACACAACCAGAAACCAATATTGTATGTTTTAGGTATGCGCCTGATCGTGTTTTGCCCCAAGATATTGAAGCCCTCAATCGGGAAATTCGAAAGAGGATCATTGAATCTGGTGCTTTTTACTTGGTTCAAACTACGGTCAAAAAACAGTTTTGGCTCCGGCTTACACTGATGCACCCCGAAACCACCGAGGAAGACCTGAAAGCGCTCCTTTTGGAAATACAGCGAGTGGCCTCCGAAATCGGCCCCGTCCATCATCCCTCAACGGTATGA